The Brassica oleracea var. oleracea cultivar TO1000 chromosome C6, BOL, whole genome shotgun sequence genome includes a region encoding these proteins:
- the LOC106298879 gene encoding uncharacterized protein LOC106298879 isoform X2: MEFVDDKGEVATAGRHHHHRHLSHPQSLVTIAISPIPNRSLPSPSLPSPIARYHRHLSHPQSLVTITTIIISPIPNRSSPPPSLLRSVFTTVTLVITTTVHFSVSHSMSLVEHTGPRGMTLPKLCPSVCKVVVVTREQELMLCRGDVSNLSPSRLTRMLQSLTGIAKCSL; encoded by the exons ATGGAGTTCGTAGATGATAAAGGAGAAGTCGCCACGGCCGGTCGTCACCACCACCATCGCCATCTCTCCCATCCCCAATCGCTCGTTACCATCGCCATCTCTCCCATCCCCAATCGCTCGTTACCATCGCCATCTCTCCCATCCCCAATCGCTCGTTACCATCGCCATCTCTCCCATCCCCAATCGCTCGTTACCATCACCACCATCATCATCTCTCCCATCCCCAATCGCTCTTCACCACCACCATCGCTTCTCAGATCCGTCTTCACCACCGTCACGCTCGTCATAACCACCACTGTTCACTTCTCGGTCTCTCACTCTATGTCTCTGGTGGAGCATACAG GACCAAGAGGGATGACTCTGCCAAAACTATGTCCTAGCGTTTGCAAG GTGGTGGTCGTGACTCGTGAGCAAGAGCTGATGTTGTGCAGAGGAGATGTCTCGAACTTGTCTCCGTCTAGACTCACACGAATGTTGCAGTCTCTCACTGGAATTGCCAAGTGCAGCCTTTGA
- the LOC106299435 gene encoding jacalin-related lectin 35-like: protein MIGGDHGKKSLLGTEEFVLETGEYVTCAIVYIEMIYGVDAPVIICLKFKKNKRTSDPYGLESGTPIVLEKKDHKIVGFVGQAGDYLYKLRARVGTYTELMHNQSDILGVRIKLFCKLVELYCVYCCIWFVLSFMYACVASMLSKQMMFSSIVI, encoded by the exons ATGATTGGAGGTGATCACGGGAAGAAGTCATTGCTTGGAACAGAGGAG TTTGTGCTTGAAACTGGTGAATATGTCACATGCGCGATAGTGTACATTGAGATGATTTATGGAGTAGATGCACCGGTGATCATATGTCTTAAATTCAAGAAAAACAAAAGAACGTCTGATCCGTATGGTCTGGAGTCAGGAACTCCAATCGTGCTGGAGAAGAAAGACCACAAAATTGTTGGGTTCGTTGGACAAGCTGGTGACTATCTTTACAAGCTTAGAGCCAGAGTGGGCACCTATACCGAACTGATGCACAACCAATCAGATATACTTGGAGTTCGGATAAAACTATTTTGTAAGCTTGTCGAGTTGTACTGTGTCTATTGTTGTATTTGGTTTGTTTTAAGCTTTATGTATGCGTGTGTTGCTTCTATGCTATCTAAACAAATGATGTTTTCTTCTATTGTGATCTAA
- the LOC106298879 gene encoding uncharacterized protein LOC106298879 isoform X1 translates to MEFVDDKGEVATAGRHHHHRHLSHPQSLVTIAISPIPNRSLPSPSLPSPIARYHRHLSHPQSLVTITTIIISPIPNRSSPPPSLLRSVFTTVTLVITTTVHFSVSHSMSLVEHTGPRGMTLPKLCPSVCKVVVVTREQELMLCRGDVSNLSPSRLTRMLQSLTGIAKCSL, encoded by the exons ATGGAGTTCGTAGATGATAAAGGAGAAGTCGCCACGGCCGGTCGTCACCACCACCATCGCCATCTCTCCCATCCCCAATCGCTCGTTACCATCGCCATCTCTCCCATCCCCAATCGCTCGTTACCATCGCCATCTCTCCCATCCCCAATCGCTCGTTACCATCGCCATCTCTCCCATCCCCAATCGCTCGTTACCATCACCACCATCATCATCTCTCCCATCCCCAATCGCTCTTCACCACCACCATCGCTTCTCAGATCCGTCTTCACCACCGTCACGCTCGTCATAACCACCACTGTTCACTTCTCGGTCTCTCACTCTATGTCTCTGGTGGAGCATACAGGACCAAGAGGGATGACTCTGCCAAAACTATGTCCTAGCGTTTGCAAG GTGGTGGTCGTGACTCGTGAGCAAGAGCTGATGTTGTGCAGAGGAGATGTCTCGAACTTGTCTCCGTCTAGACTCACACGAATGTTGCAGTCTCTCACTGGAATTGCCAAGTGCAGCCTTTGA
- the LOC106297513 gene encoding uncharacterized protein LOC106297513: MGFSDMSIEWIMRCVTSIKYHVIFNGQPRGNIVPKRELRQGDPLSPFFYILCTEVIISFLNYAESKGKITGMCVSRASPPISHMLFAEDSLFFVKAELRECNEVMKAIMTYRKASGQFINYDNLSSLLFGKKISMDVKEAVKISIGIANEGDMGSYLGIPEDISGSNKNYFLFSKRYYKTEPMAGQGGGCRKEEMRFS, from the coding sequence ATGGGATTTTCAGACATGTCGATCGAATGGATAATGCGATGCGTCACTTCAATAAAATACCATGTCATTTTCAATGGTCAACCAAGAGGAAACATTGTTCCTAAAAGAGAACTACGTCAAGGAGATCCTTTGTCTCCTTTCTTCTATATCTTATGTACGGAAGTGATCATTAGTTTTCTTAATTATGCGGAGAGCAAAGGCAAGATAACGGGAATGTGTGTCTCACGCGCTAGCCCGCCGATATCACACATGCTCTTTGCTGAGGACAGCTTGTTCTTTGTCAAGGCGGAGCTCCGTGAATGCAATGAAGTCATGAAAGCCATAATGACTTATAGAAAAGCCTCTGGACAATTTATCAACTATGACAATTTATCTTCTTTACTCTTTGGTAAAAAGATCTCTATGGATGTAAAGGAAGCGGTTAAGATCTCAATAGGAATAGCAAATGAGGGAGATATGGGATCTTATCTTGGGATCCCGGAGGATATTAGTGGTTCAAACAAAAACTATTTTCTTTTCTCAAAAAGATACTACAAAACCGAGCCAATGGCTGGACAGGGAGGTGGTTGTCGAAAGGAGGAAATGAGGTTCTCATAA